In Gimesia panareensis, the genomic window TTTTATACCCGTAAATCGTGAGCACGAGAAAGGCGACGGAGCCGAAGATGACGGTACCGCCGGCCCAGGGGCGTTTGGAAGGGGCACGGTGTCCCTTGTTGGAGATCATGGGAAGGAAGAACAGTCCGATAAAGCCGAGGATCGGCACTCCCAGAATGACCCAGGTTTCCAGTTTGGGGGGGAGCAGTGAGAGCACGGCAAAGTACCAGAGGAAGTACCAGTCGGGCAGCGGATTGGCGTTGATACTACTCGGGTTGGGAGGCGGATCGAGGGTGGGAGGTCCCAGGAAAATGGAACAGCCCAGGATCACAAATACGATTGCGGTGGAGAAAATGACATCCCGCCACATCGCGACCGGCCAGAAGGGGACGCCTGTTTTTTGAATGCGTTCTTCGTATTTTTCTTTATAGGTTTCCGGATCGACGGGATCATTCGGATCGGGCATTTCGGAGATTCCGTGCCGCATGATCAGCAGCATGTGAAGACCGATGCCTGCGAAAATAATGGCCGGCATGATAAAGACGTGCATGGCGAAGAAACGGGTGATCGTCGAACCGCCCACCGTTTCTCCCCCCATGATGAAGTGCGCGATTGTGGGGCCGATGATGGGCGTTCTGCCGGCCATTTCCGCGGCTACAGTGACGGACCAGACTCCGTTGGCATCCCAGCGGAGCAGCTGTCCGGTGAAAGCCATGCCCAGCACGACGAACAGCAGGACCACGCCGCTCATCCAGTTCATTTCGCGCGGGTATTTATAGGTGGCATGCATGTAGACCTGGATCATATGAATCACGGCCAGCATGACCATCGCGGAGGCACCGTAATAATGCATGCCGCGGAGTACATTGCCCAGGGGGGCGGTGTTGGTGATATAGACGAGGCTTTCGTAGGTTTTTTCGCCGCCCGGAACGTATGCCATGGCCAGACAGATTCCGGTGAAGACCTGCACGATGAATGCGCAAAGCGTAGCACTCCCGAAGATGTACCACCAGCGGGCACTGTCGGGGACCAGATGCTCCATGAGCGGCATAATGTAGTCGGAAAATCCGATCCGATTGTCGATCCAGTTCCAGGTTCGCATCAGAGGTTTCTTGCTCATTCAGCCGGATACTCGCTTTATCAAAGGTGATTTCAGGTGATTTTGGTCAGCGTCAGAGGTGTCGGCCCGGATTCAATTTCAACCTGACCATTGTTGATGCGTACCTGCAGTCGCT contains:
- a CDS encoding cytochrome b N-terminal domain-containing protein translates to MSKKPLMRTWNWIDNRIGFSDYIMPLMEHLVPDSARWWYIFGSATLCAFIVQVFTGICLAMAYVPGGEKTYESLVYITNTAPLGNVLRGMHYYGASAMVMLAVIHMIQVYMHATYKYPREMNWMSGVVLLFVVLGMAFTGQLLRWDANGVWSVTVAAEMAGRTPIIGPTIAHFIMGGETVGGSTITRFFAMHVFIMPAIIFAGIGLHMLLIMRHGISEMPDPNDPVDPETYKEKYEERIQKTGVPFWPVAMWRDVIFSTAIVFVILGCSIFLGPPTLDPPPNPSSINANPLPDWYFLWYFAVLSLLPPKLETWVILGVPILGFIGLFFLPMISNKGHRAPSKRPWAGGTVIFGSVAFLVLTIYGYKKPWSPDFGVKELPASVVGTDQGPLMQGAKLMHIKGCLYCHDISGYGGHRGPELTEIGKLLTRDDLIIRINNGGHNMPAFASSISSDELHLIVDFLLTRGVDQDQPILNGDSP